Below is a window of Candidatus Bathyarchaeota archaeon DNA.
TTGCCATAGGTCTTCACGATGCGCATATCTTGAGGTTTAAGCTTCACACTTTCAGGCACGTTAAAACCTGATTTACCTGGCGCAAGCCCTTTCTCTCCACTCTTGTGCTGTATGATGACGATGGGAAGGTTCTTTTCTCTGAAAAGGTCTATTGCATCATTTATGTACTCAATGGTCGACTTTAAGGAGTCCGAGCAAGCCTGATTGATGTTGAAAAACTCATTCTGTATGTCTATTACGAGCAAGGCTGGCTTCATTTTTTTTATCTCCTTTTTCACTTCACGATTTAATCATCTCTATAGGCTTACAGATTATAAGACTGTATATGAAAGCGCGCGCATTTTAATCTGAAAAAAGAAAAGATATATTTCATCAGCCCACGATTTTTCTGTCATCGCAGCCGTGGAATACTCCAAGGATTAGATACTCATCATCTGAAAAACCACCGCAAGATTCCAAATTTCTATCCAATCCCATACAAATCTCACCTCGGCAAATCTACGATTTGGAACATTCCGCACTCTATTAAGTTTATCGTTGCGCGCACGTAAGGGAAAATGACGCTGATTACGCTTTCACGAATTAACGCGTGCGTATATCTATAGACTTCATGAAATACGGGTCAGAACGTTTTAATGTATATCTGTCATAGTCTCTGGACAGTGAAGGTAATGATGAACCCAGTAATTGAAGCCATACACAACAGACGGTCTATCAGGTCCTATGAACCAAAACCAATTCCGAGGGATATCATCAACACGATCATCGAAGCTGGCAATCAGGCTCCTTCAAGTGGGAGGGAGGAAAAAGGAAGTAAGGAA
It encodes the following:
- a CDS encoding isochorismatase family protein, yielding MKPALLVIDIQNEFFNINQACSDSLKSTIEYINDAIDLFREKNLPIVIIQHKSGEKGLAPGKSGFNVPESVKLKPQDMRIVKTYGNSFTKTGLAEKLRELGVDTLIVTGFCAEFCVLSTYRGAQDFDFTPILLKGSLASDNAEHIRFVEEISEIISYGALKTLL